The Sesamum indicum cultivar Zhongzhi No. 13 linkage group LG1, S_indicum_v1.0, whole genome shotgun sequence genome includes a window with the following:
- the LOC105156986 gene encoding geraniol 8-hydroxylase-like — translation MELYGLLLVISTFLLATYIFHEISNTVFIKKKNLPPGPFGLPLIGSLITIRHRTHQSLAKLAKTYGPLMTIKLGFINVVVASSAEMAKEILQKHDVEFVGRSIPDAVTAEKGYELALPWLPTGPQWRKLRKIFNSHIFMEQKLDSLRHLRHDVVKTMVERVVEAQECGKAMYIGGIVFSTVMKLLSKMLFSADMLDPASDAMKELQVLNTNIMELVAKPNLVDYFPFLRPFDPQGIRRKIRVSYNRWHELIDDMIDQRMKRRRATSERSGDVLDVLLDYTEHEGPDGLTRLDVKLLIAEIFIAGTDTSITTVEWVMAELLHNPTILSKTKQELSEIITPGGIVQEQDIARLPYLTAVIKETMRMHQTSPLLLPHQAEQDVEIQGYTIPKHTQIWVNSWSISRDATYWEKPTCFMPERFLDVDIDFRGNDFRFTPFSAGRRICPGMNLALRIVPLIVVNLVKTFDWKLPNGMAPEDMDMTEKYGATLHKAEPLVAIPVRITT, via the exons ATGGAACTGTATGGTCTTTTACTTGTGATCTCTACCTTCTTATTAGCCACTTATATTTTCCATGAAATCTCAAATACAGTGTtcatcaagaagaaaaatcttcCTCCAGGCCCTTTTGGCCTCCCACTCATTGGGAGCCTCATCACAATTAGACACAGAACCCATCAGTCTCTAGCCAAGCTTGCCAAAACTTATGGACCTCTCATGACTATAAAGCTGGGATTCATTAATGTTGTCGTTGCATCATCTGCAGAAATGGCCAAGGAAATTCTGCAGAAACACGATGTTGAATTCGTGGGACGGTCTATTCCCGACGCTGTCACAGCGGAGAAGGGGTATGAGCTTGCGTTGCCTTGGCTACCGACCGGACCGCAGTGGAGGAAACTACGAAAGATTTTCAACAGCCACATTTTCATGGAACAGAAGCTGGACTCACTGAGACATTTGCGGCATGATGTGGTGAAAACGATGGTCGAACGTGTGGTTGAAGCTCAGGAATGTGGCAAAGCAATGTACATTGGAGGGATAGTTTTCAGCACTGTGATGAAGCTGTTGTCGAAGATGTTGTTCTCTGCAGACATGCTTGATCCTGCATCTGATGCCATGAAAGAGCTACAAGTGCTTAATACCAACATAATGGAGCTTGTGGCGAAGCCTAATCTTGTCGACTATTTCCCTTTCTTAAGGCCTTTTGATCCTCAAGGGATCAGGCGCAAAATCCGAGTGTCATACAATCGGTGGCATGAGCTGATCGATGACATGATTGATCAACGGATGAAGCGTCGGAGAGCTACATCAGAGAGGAGTGGAGACGTCTTGGATGTTCTTCTTGATTATACTGAACACGAAGGGCCTGATGGGCTTACGCGTCTAGATGTGAAGCTTCTCATTGCG GAAATATTCATAGCAGGCACAGACACCAGCATCACAACGGTGGAATGGGTTATGGCAGAGCTCCTTCACAATCCAACCATTCTCTCCAAGACAAAACAAGAACTCTCCGAGATAATCACACCTGGAGGAATAGTTCAAGAACAAGATATCGCTCGACTTCCATATTTAACTGCAGTGATAAAAGAAACAATGAGGATGCACCAAACATCGCCACTACTCCTGCCCCATCAGGCCGAGCAAGATGTAGAGATTCAGGGATACACCATCCCGAAACACACTCAAATTTGGGTGAATTCCTGGTCGATTTCCAGGGATGCTACATACTGGGAGAAACCAACATGCTTTATGCCGGAAAGGTTTCTCGATGTGGACATTGATTTCAGGGGCAATGATTTCAGGTTCACGCCGTTTAGTGCTGGAAGACGTATATGCCCTGGAATGAATCTTGCTTTAAGAATAGTGCCTCTGATTGTTGTTAACCTCGTTAAGACGTTTGACTGGAAGCTGCCGAATGGGATGGCACCTGAAGACATGGACATGACGGAGAAATATGGTGCGACTCTCCACAAAGCTGAACCACTTGTGGCCATTCCTGTGAGAATTACAACCTGA